The region CGTGGGGAGCCGCGGCAACCACCGCGCGGCCTTTTGCAGGGAACGCGGATTCAATACGTAATCTGGACGATGTGCATTTCAATCGGTTGTGGGAATACAACAACACTGATGAGGTGTGATATGCAGCGAAGTTGGGCATATTATTCAAGGCAGGTGCGACTCATTAAAGCACCACACAGATATAACGAATGCTACTGCAAATTAATGGGCCTGTAAAACAATACAGGCCCTGGAAAAGAAAAATTATTTTTTATTATATTACTGATAAATCTCGCTTAATTAGCATTCCCTGATGTCAGCCAATCATCACGCTTATCCTGAGCGATGTTTATTTCTTTTGCTTTACGCCCTTAACAATGTTGTAAGATTTTATGTTTTTTCACCCCAAAGAAAAGCTATACTAAAGTATAGTTAAGGCTATCTGTATAGGTTACTATGGATGTGCGTATAGGGATGGGTATATACTTTTTCAATTACAGGATGTTGAATTTTCAGGCAGAGGTCATGAGATGTCGCAATTATTCTACAACAATGAAACTATAAGCAGGATAATAAAAAGTCAATTTGATATGGCATTAAGCCACTACGGCGACATCAAATATGCCTACATGGTGTTAAATAAAAAGAAGCCAACAGAAATTTTGATCATTTCCAATCACCATGACGAGTGGCGAGAGATATACCAAGCAAATAACTATCAACACATTGATCCTGTGGTAATTTCAGCCCTTAATAAAATCACACCTTTTCCTTGGGACGAAGATTTACTGGTTAGTTCACAACTGAAGATGTCAAAGATATTTAACTTATCGAGAGAGCATAATATCACCAACGGTTACACTTTTGTTCTTCATGACCACAATAACAATCTGGTTATGTTATCAATCATGATTGATGAATCTAATGTGAATAACATCGATGACGTAATCGAAAGTAACAAAGATAAGTTACAAATGACGTTGATGAATATTCATGCAGAAACCATCTCTCTTTACAGAGAGATGGTTAGAAACAAAGAAGATGAAAGATCAAATGATAAAGATATTTTTTCTCAACGGGAAAATGAAATTCTTTATTGGGCCAGTATGGGTAAAACCTATCAGGAGATAGCACTGATATTAGATATTAAAACAGGCACCGTTAAATTTCACATCGGCAATGTTGTGAAAAAACTCGGCGTATTAAATGCCAAACATGCAATCAGACTTGGCATCGAGCTACAACTCATTCGACCGGTTCAGTCATAGGCTCGAAAGACAGTGGCCACTCTCGTAACTTACTTTCAACAAATTCTTGGTTGTGATTGATACGACGAACGAGTACATCCTGGCTTTCATTATCGACAGGTAAGAAAAGTAGATAAACTCTTTCCTGTTTTTCTGACATACCCTGCTCGACAATCGAAATTTTCCAACCAGAACGCTTCAGTATTGTGAGCATAGGGTGACTGACAATAGTGTAAACACCATCATATCCCTTACTTCTTGAATAATTCACTGTGGCCAAGAAGAACATCGTACTAACGGGATAAGAATTTCCTAAAATAGTTTTTGACCGCGCTTTATCTACAAAAAACCGGCTCGACTCAATATATTTCCCATCAGGAATATTTATTTTCTCAAAATAAGAAAAAAATGTTCCGGTAATCATATTAGGATATTTCGTTTCAATTAGCCGAGAACTGCAAATAACCTGGTCATCCTCTACGCCGAAAAGATAAGTCGCATTATCATCATCATACTGATCGAACTCCATCCCGTTAATACATTTCACTGCCCAATTCAGCCTGTCCTTGAACGTTTCTTTCCTAAGCGTAAACAATTCTTCCGATTTTTTTTCCGACAGTAGTGTGTAGCTTACATCGAATATTTCTAACATTTTTCCTCCATTAAAAATTTGCCGCTAGACATCAAAAAAACAGATAGACCATCCAATAGATTCTTTCGCCTTTTAACAAAAATCTAGGCTTATTGTTATTGTATTCTGTCGCTTTCCACGATAGTTGTACAGATGCAACCTGCATTGTCAGCAAGAGTTCACACACGAAAAAAATCGCGAGAAAATCAAACATAAACATAGGGTAAACAGATAAAAAAAATCCGGAACGCGAGACGGTTCCGGATTTTTATGTAACCCAATCTGTGCGTTACTTCTCTGTTTTATCCTGCAATTGCCCAACCTGCGGCAAACCGGTGCTGGCAGAAGAAGAAAGCAAGCCCGTCTCAGCGTAGTTAAACAGTTTTTCACGCGTGTCCGTGATGTCCAGATTGCGCATAGTCAGCTGGCCAATACGATCATCCGGTGAGAAGACCGAGTCGCCTTTCTCCATCGTCAGACGTTCTGGCTTATAGGTCAGATTGTCGGACACAGTGTTCATGATGGAGTAATCATTGCCACGACGCAGCTCCAACGTCACTTCACCAGTGATGGCACTGGCGATCCAACGCTGAGAAGCATCACGCAGCATCAGCGCCTGGGAATCAAACCAGCGTCCCTGATACAGGAAACGACCCAGTTGACGCCCATTAGCATGGTATTGCTCGATGGTGTCTTCGTTGTGGATACCAGTGACCAGACGCTCATAGGCAATGTGCAGCAGTGCCATTCCCGGCGCTTCATAGATGCCGCGGCTTTTTGCTTCAATGATACGGTTTTCAATCTGGTCGCTCATGCCCAAACCATGACGTCCGCCAATGCGGTTCGCTTCCAGCATCAGCTCAACATCGTCGGTAAAGGTCTGGCCGTTCAACGCAACTGGGTGCCCACGTTCAAAACGAATGGTCACTTCTTCTGCCGGAACCTTGACGTTCTCATCCCAGAATTTCACGCCCATAATCGGGTTAACAATTTTGACGCTGGAATTCAGGAATTCCAGATCCTTCGCTTCGTGCGTCGCACCCAGAATGTTGGAATCCGTCGAATAGGCTTTTTCGGCCGACATTTTATAGCCGAATCCTGCCTGCGACATAAACTCGGACATCTCCTGACGGCCGCCCAGCTCATCAATAAAGTCGGTATCCAGCCACGGCTTGTAAATCTTCAGTTCAGCATTGGTCAGCAGGCCGTAACGATAGAAACGCTCAATATCGTTGCCTTTATAGGTGCTGCCGTCCCCCCAGATGTTCACGCCGTCTTCCTTCATCGCCGCAACCAGCATCGTACCGGTCACTGCACGGCCCAACGGGGTGGTATTGAAATAGGTCACGCCTGCCGTTGTGTTATGGAATGCGCCACACTGAATCGCAGCGATACCTTCGGCGACCAATTGTTTACGGCAATCGATAAGGCGAGCATTTTCTGCGCCATATTCCATAGCCCGACGTGGGATTTCATCGTAGTCATCCTCGTCTGGCTGCCCCAGATTTGCGGTATATGCGTAAGGAACCGCGCCCTTTTGACGCATCCAAAGCAGCGCGGCACTGGTATCCAGACCACCCGAGAACGCAATACCAATACGCTGACCAACCGGAAGATGCTTGAGAATCGTTGTCATATATGTAATCCCTGCTCGAAAGATCTATGGTGATATACCCGTTATACTTCAAGCTGCATGCGCGTTGGCTTCTCTTACTCACCCCAGTCACTTACCGATGTAAGCTCCTGGGGACTCGCGCGATTGCCGCCTTCCTGCAACTCGAATTATTTAGGGTATAAGCTTAGCCGCCACACCATTATGTTACGCCATACATTCCTGAGCGCTCGTGCCCTGTGTACATCCTACATCAATGGGCTGGTCGATGACCAAAATCGACACGCTCACAAATGCATATTTATGCAAAATAAGTGAGTGATAATTTAAACATCTTTTTGGCGGGACAGGAAGAGAAGAGTCATGCTTTCATGCAAAAAAATTCGTGGCCGATCCACGACCAAGTTAGCAAGTATAACGCCATCTTCTCTTTAGGCTAAGCAGCAAAAATCGTTTACGCGACTCAATCGACATTAATAAAACATCGTTTCATTTTTACGATATTTTTTTGCTATCCTCTTGCGGTTAACACCTTCCCTTGCATATTGCTGGAGATGCTATGTCTAAGAAAGTCGCCGTTCTGCTGGCTCCTGGGTTTGAAGAAGCAGAAGCGATTATGGTGATTGATGTTCTGCACCGTATGAAGATAGAAGTCACCATGCTGTCATGCTATGACAGACTGGAGTTGCACAGTTATCACAATATTCGCATGTTTGCCGATGCGCTGCTAGAAAGAAACCAGGACACGCTGTTTGATGCCGTGGTCATTCCTGGCGGCCCGCAGGGTACAGTTAACTTGGCCGCAAACCCGATGGTTGTCGAGTTCATCCGTCGCCATGACGACGCGGGCAAGCTGATCTGCCCACTGTGCTCAGCAGCTGCACGCGTACTGGGTGGCAACAAACTGCTTAAAGGCCGCCGCTACGTCTGCTCTGGGGATTTATGGCAAGACGTAACCGATGGCGTTTATGTTAACGAGAAAGTCGTTGAAGATGGCAATCTGATCAGCGGCAAGGGGCTGGGCGTGTCATTCGATTTTGCCTTTACCCTCGCCACCCGTCTGACCGGTGACAAAGAAGACGCTAACTTCCAGGTTGAGCACATCGATTACGATTACTGGCGCGTACCGGCGTAACGGTTAACCAGCCTAAGATAATAAGGCGCGCACCGCCGCGCCTTCCTGCTTGACCTTCCTACTTGAACAAACTGAATAGCCTTAATAACCTTCCCCATAACGCTCACGGTACTCTTTCGGCGTGATGTCATAGCCTTTCTTAAAGACAGCGTAAAAGTAAGGCAGTGAAGGGTAGCCGCACATCAACGAGATCTCGCCAATCGAGAGCGAGGTCGATATCAGCAAATTGCGCGCCCGATCCAACTTCTCTGCGTGAATCACACCGTGAATCGTCTGACCTACCTCATCTTTGAAGCGCTTTTCCAGATTTGAGCGGGAAATCCCTACCGCATCCAGCACCTGCTCGACCTTAATGCCTTTACAGGCGTGATAGCGGATAAAGTGCATGGCCTGGATAACGGCAGGATCGTGCACGGAGCGATAGTCTGTTGAACGGCGTTCGACCACCCGAACCGGCGGCACCAGAATACGTTGCAGCGGCAAGCCAGACTGATCCAGCAGCAGCTGATGCAGCAGTTTCGCGGCACGATACCCCATTTGACGCGTACCTTGCGCTACCGATGACAGCGCCACGCGTGAAAGATAGCGAATCAGATCTTCGTTATCGATCCCGATGACGCACAGTTTTTCCGGTACGGCAATATTCAGGTGTTCGCAGACCTGTAACAGGTGGCGTGCACGGGAGTCCGTCACCGCGATAATGCCTGTCTGCGGCGGCAGCCCTTGTACCCAGTCGGCCAACCGATTTTGCGCGTATTGCCAGTTATCCGGCGAGGTTTCCATTCCCTGATACACCACACCCTGATACTTTTCTGCCGCCACCAGTTGCCGGAAAGCATGCTCTCGCTCCTGCGCCCAGCCTTTCCCACCCGATGCGGGTAGGCCATAAAAAGCAAAGCGATTCAGCCCCTTTTCTTTAAGGTGCATAAACGCGCTTTCCACCAGTGCATAATTATCTGTGGCAATATAATGCACAGGCGGGTAATCCTCAGGCTGATGATAGGAACCGCCCACCCCCACCAATGGCACGTTCACATCCTGTAATAGCTGTTTGATCTCGCCATCGTCAAAATCGGCAATCACGCCATCGCCTAGCCATTCTTTGATATTATCAATGCGGCAACGGAAATCCTCTTCAATGAAGATGTCCCAATCACACTGAGAAGCCTGTAAATATTCGCCAACACCCTCAACCACCTGGCGGTCATACACTTTATTGGCGTTGAACAGCAGCGTAATGCGATAGCGTTTTTCAAACATGGTTTTCGGTGCTCATTAATCGCAAACTCCTTGAATAAAATCCTCTTTCTTGAATAACACAGCTCCCCCAGAGGCCAAAATAATTTGCTGATTATTGCGAGCCGCCACGTATCGCCGCCATGAACCCTCTATCACGTCACACACGCCGCTTTGTGGCAGTATCCATCCACACCGCCAGCAGCAGAATTCCACCTTTCACGACGTATTGCCAGAATGTCGGCACATCCAGCATACTCATCCCGTTATCCAGCGACGCCATGATAAATGCTCCCATCACTGCACCTGCGACGCTGCCAATACCGCCAGCCAGACTGGTTCCACCAATCACGCAGGCCGCAATCGCATCCAGCTCGGCAATATTCCCGGCGGATGGTGACCCCGCCCCCAATCGTGAACTGAGAATCAACCCTGCGACCGCGACCATCAGGCCATTAATCGCAAACACTGCCATTTTAGTGCGTTCGACGTTTACCCCCGATAAACGTGCAGCATCAATGTTCCCGCCCACCGCATAGATACGGCGACCAAATGCAGTTCGCGTCGCCAGAAAAATGCCGCCCAGCATCAACAACGTCAGCACCAGAACCGGCGTTGGCACACCGCGATAATCATTTAGCAGATAGATCGCACCCAATACGACGAGTGCCGTCACTGTCTGTCGACCGATGTCGCCTGCGGGTGGATTTATCGGTAATCCTAATCGGGCGCGGCTACTGCGCCGACGCCACTGCCAGGCAATGAATACCATCAGCCCAATGGCACCGAACGTAAAACCGATGCCGGAAGGCAAATAGCTCTGCCCAATCTGCGACATTGCCTCGCTGGTCGGGGAAACCGTCGTCCCATTGGTAATGCCGATCAAAATGCCTCGAAAAGCCAGCATCCCTGCCAGCGTCACGATAAAAGAAGGGACCTTACGATAGGCGACCCACCAACCATTCCACGCGCCAAGCAGCAACCCCAGCGCAAGTGTCACAACGATGGTCAACGGTAAAGGCCAGCCAAACCAGACATCAAAAATAGCCGCCGCCCCGCCCAATAGCCCCATCATCGAGCCAACCGACAGGTCGATCTCGGCGGAGATAATGACAAACACCATGCCGACCGCCAGAATACCGGTGATCGCCGTTTGCCTCAGCAGGTTGGAGAGATTACGCGCGCTGAGATACGCCCCATCGGTCATGTAGGTGAAAAAGAGCATGATGGCGATGATGGCGGCAATCATCACATAGACCTGAAGATTGATGCTTTTCAATCGTTGCAGCATCGAGACAGAGCCAGCAACATGTTGTTGTTCAGACTGCGATGTTTTCAGCACGATGTTCACTCCTCAATGCAGCTTCCATAACCTGTTCCTGGGTTAAATCACGATTGATCAAATCCGCTTTGATACGCCCCTGATGCATCACCAGCACCCGATCGCTCAACCCCAGCACTTCGGGCAATTCAGAAGAAATGACAATCACAGCAATGTGCTGTTTTACCAGCGCATTAATAAGCTTATAGATTTCATATTTGGCACCGATATCGATACCGCGCGTGGGTTCATCAAGGATCAGAATGCGAGGATTCAGCAGCAGGCATTTCGCCAGCACCGCTTTTTGCTGGTTACCGCCGCTTAAGCGGGCGATCGCCAACTCCGGGCTGGAGGTTTTCACTTTCAGATTTGCTAGCGACTGCCGGATGATGTCCTGTTCACGCGCATCGTCCAGCATGGAAAACGGCCCAGAGAATTGATCGAGCGCTGCCAGCGTCATATTCTGCGCTACGCTCATCACCGGGACGATGCCATCCTTCTTACGATCCTCTGGCACCATCGCAATACCCAGTGCCATCGCATGCTGGCAGTTGCTGATGGTCACCTGCGCGCCATCAATAAAGATGTCGCCTTGCCAACGGCCGTGATAGGCACCAAACAGGCATTGCACCGTTTCCGTACGCCCTGACCCAACCAGCCCGGCAATACCGAGAATCTCACCTCGGTGCAGCGCAAACGAGACATCATCCACCCGGCGAATGTGGCGATTGACCGGGTGCCAGGCAGTAAGGTGTTCTACGCGCAGTACTTCTTCGCCAATGACATGCGGTTCATTGGGATAAAGCTCCGTCAGCTCTCGCCCCACCATCATGGCAATGATCTGGTCCTCGCTCAGTTCGACCGCCGGGCGCGTGCCAATCGGCTTCCCATCGCGAATTACGCAAATCACATCGGAAATGGCTTTAACTTCGTTGAGCTTGTGCGAAATATAGATACAGGCAATACCGTGATCGCGCAGATCCTGAATGATCTCAAGCAGAATGCCCGTTTCCCGTTCAGTCAATGAGGCCGTTGGCTCATCCAGCACCAACAAACGCACCTGCTTGTTTAGCGCCTTGGCAATTTCCACCAACTGCTGCTGACCTAATCCGAGCTCTCCCACTTTGGTATTCGGATCGACGGCCAGTTTGACCTGCTCCAGCATACGTTGGCAGCGAAGGTACATATTGTCGTAATCCATCACGCCAAAACGCGTCCACTCGTTGCCCAAAAAGAGGTTCTCTAGCACCGTCATCTCTTTCACCAGCGCCAGTTCCTGATGAATAATCGCGATACCTTTTTGTTCCGTATCACGAATATGGCTGGCGCGCAGTTCGTCACCGGAAAAAACGATCTGCCCGTCATAGCTACCATGCGGGTAAATGCCACACAGCACCTTCATCAAGGTAGATTTACCTGAGCCATTCTCGCCGCACAACGACAAGACCTGACCCGCCTCCAGCGTCAGGCTGACATTATCGACGGCTTTCACCACGCCAAACGCCTTGGTGATGTTTTTCATTTCCAACAGATGTGGCATCACGGCCTCCGTGATTCAGGTATCTCAGACCTCGCCTGCGACAGTGGCGAACCACAACCTCGTGTCGTGGCTCGATGAACGTCTTTCCTGCATCCTGAAATCTAGTGGCTGCGACGTGTGTTAATACACATCCGCTTTTTTGTGGAAGCCATCAGCAATGACGGTGGAGTCGATATTGGATTTATCGACGGGAATCGGCGTGAGCAAGAAGGAAGGAATGTCTTTCAACCCATTGTTTAATTTAGCATTAGACTCAGGTGCTTTACCGGAACCCAGCGCCACGGCGATATCCGCAGCATCTTTCGCCAGCTTGCTGATCGGTTTATAGACCGTCATGGTTTGCGTGCCTGCCACAATACGTTTGATTGCCGCCAGATCGGCATCCTGACCGGAAATGGCAACTTTCCCAGCCAGTCCCTGTGCGGCAAGCGCCTGAATCGCGCCGCCCGCCGTGGCATCGTTCGACGCGACAACCGCGTCAATCTTATTGCTGTTCGCCGTTAGCGCATTTTCCATAATTTTCAGCGCATTCTCCGGTAACCAGGCATCGACCCATTGATCGCCGACCACTTTGATTTTTCCGCTTTCGATCAGCGGCGTGAGCACTTTCATTTGCCCCTGGCGAAACAGCTTCGCATTATTATCAACAGGTGAACCGCCCATTAAGAAGTAGTTCCCGCCGGGCACCTTATCGACGAGATATTTCGCCTGTAGTTCGCCAACCTTTTCATTATCAAATGAAATATAAAAATCCACATCTGCATTATTAATCATGCGATCGTAAGCAAGCACTTTTATTCCTTCACGCTTTGCTTCCGCAATAACATTGCCAAGTACCTGGCCGTTATAAGGAATAATAACCAATACATCGACACCACGATTAATCATGTTTTCTATCTGAGAAATTTGCGTGGCTTCATTGCCGTTTGCCGATTGAACAAACACATCAGCACCCTGTTTTTTGGCTTGTTCAACAAAAAGATCGCGATCTTTTTGCCAGCGTTCAAGACGTAAGTCATCAATCGCCATGCCTATTTTAACATCTTTCGCGAATCCGGGCTGACAAGCTAAAGTGAATACGGCACAAGCTGAGAGTAAAAAATGTTTAACTTTCATCATAGCGTACCTTTTTTTATTTAAGATGCAGGGCCTAAGACTCCAATAGCAATAGCCAGATGAGTATTGTCGCTAAACATGCCCCCATCAATTACAGATTTTTATCCTCCAATTATGTTTTTTGGTTTAATTCCCATTTTTTGATACGGGTCATATTTTATTGTTGAGCTACATTTTTATGTTGTTACTTATTGCGGCGCGCATTCAGATTAAAACGCCATCATTTTTGCGACACAGCGCACATTTAATAATTCTCTGAATTTCAGTGTGAAATAACGTAATTGAGGAAACCTTCATCTGCTCCGAAAATTAATCCCATTCCCGCCTCTTCCGTCCGGGTGGTTTCTAAGGAGTTAACGATGCAAGCCTATTTTGAACAGATCGAAAAAGTCCGTTATGAAGGTAGCCAAAGCGATAATCCCTTCGCCTTTCGTCACTACAATCCCGATCAGGAAATTCTCGGTAAACGTATGGCGGACCATTTGCGCTTTGCTGTCGCGTATTGGCACACGTTCTGCTGGAACGGCGCAGATATGTTCGGCGTCGGCTCTTTTGCCCGGCCGTGGCAACAATCAGGCGATGCGATGGAGCTGGCGAAGCGCAAGGCGGACATCGCGTTCGAATTCTTTCAAAAGCTGGGCGTGCCTTACTACTGCTTTCATGACGTCGATGTCGCTCCAGAGGGGAACTCACTGAAAGAGTATCTACATAACTTTGCAGCGATCGCCGATGTGCTGGCGGAAAAGCAGCAGGCTAGTGGTGTGAAGCTGCTGTGGGGTACCGCCAACTGTTTCACTAACCCCCGTTATGGCGCAGGCGCGGCCACCAACCCCGACCCAGATGTGTTTGCCTGGGCGGCCACACAGGTGTTCACCGCAATGAACGTCACCCAAAAACTGGGCGGTGAAAACTATGTACTGTGGGGTGGGCGCGAAGGGTATGAAACGCTGCTCAATACCGACCTGCGCCAGGAACGTGAACAGATCGGCCGCTTCATGCAGATGGTCGTCGAGCATAAACACAAAATCGGTTTTCAGGGCACGCTGCTCATCGAGCCAAAACCACAGGAACCGACCAAACACCAGTACGATTATGATGTCGCCACTGTTTATGGCTTCCTTAAACAGTTTGGGCTGGAAAAAGAGATTAAAGTCAACGTTGAAGCCAACCACGCGACGCTGGCGGGTCATTCATTCCACCATGAGATAGCCACCGCTGTCGCGCTCGGCGTTTTCGGATCGGTCGATGCGAACCGTGGCGACCCGCAGCTTGGCTGGGACACCGATCAGTTCCCTAACAGCGTGGAAGAGAACGCGCTGATCATGTATGAGATTCTCAAAGCGGGCGGCTTTACGACGGGTGGCTTGAACTTTGACGCCAAAGTTCGTCGTCAGAGCACCGATCGCTATGACCTTTTCCATGCGCATATCGGCGCGATGGATACGATGGCATTAGCGCTCAAGGCTGCTGCCAGAATGATTGAAGATGATAAGCTCAATCAGCTTGTTGCTAAACGCTATGCGGGATGGAACGGAGAGCTGGGTCAGCAAATTCTGCAAGGCAAGGCCTCGCTGGAATCACTCGCCCACTATGCGGAAAGCCACCAACTGGCACCACAGCACCAGAGTGGCCAGCAAGAATTGCTGGAAAATCTGGTTAACCGCCATCTATTTGGCTAAAACGGTACGCTTGCCTACTGCGGCAGGCTATCCCCTGTCGCAGAGGCTTATCAGGAGCCACTATGTATATCGGTATTGATCTGGGTACGTCCGGTGTGAAAGCCATTCTGCTGGATGAATCTGGAAAAGTGATTGCCAGCCATAGCGCGGCGTTGAGCATTTCGCGTCCGCACCCGCTCTGGTCGGAGCAAGCGCCTGAAGACTGGTGGCAAGCAACCGATCAGGCACTACAGGCGCTGGCGACAATGCACAGCCTTCACGCCGTGACAGCGTTAGGTCTGACCGGGCAAATGCACGGGGCCACCTTATTAGATGCCCGCCAGAACGTGCTGCGCCCTGCAATTCTCTGGAATGACGGACGTAGCGCGGCTCAATGTCGAACGCTGGAACAGTTGGTGCCTACATCGCGCCAGATTACCGGCAACCTGATGATGCCAGGCTTTACCGCACCCAAATTGAAATGGGTACAGGAAAACGAAAGCGCTATCTTTCGCCAAATTGACAAGATCTTGCTGCCAAAAGACTATCTGCGTTGGCGCCTAACAGGGGAGTTTGCCAGTGATATGTCAGATGCAGCTGGCACCCTTTGGCTGGACGTCGCCAAACGAGACTGGAGCGACACCCTGCTGGAAGCCTGTGAGCTGAACCGCGAGCATATGCCCACGCTGTATGAAGGCAGCCAGATTACGGGTTATCTGCGGCATGATATCGCCAGCCGCTGGGGCATGGAGCGCGTCCCCGTTATTGCTGGCGGTGGGGATAACGCAGCAGGTGCAATTGGCGTTGGCCTATATCAAGCTGGACAGGCCATGCTGTCTCTCGGCACATCTGGCGTTTACTTCGCCGTTAGCGACGGTTTTCTCAGCAATCCGCAGCATGCCGTTCATAGCTTCTGCCATGCGTTACCAAATACCTGGCACCTGATGTCCGTGATGTTAAGCGCAGCATCCTGCCTGGATTGGGTCGCTCGCCTGACACAGGCCGAGAGCGTGTCCGCAATGTTGCAAGAAATCGCCTCGACACCAACCGATAATGCCATCACGCCAGTGTGGTTCTTGCCCTATTTATCCGGTGAACGCACGCCGCACAATAATCCCGATGCCAAAGGCGCATTCTGGGGGCTCACCCATCAACACGGTCGCCCGGAACTGGCAAAAGCGGTACTGGAA is a window of Pectobacterium punjabense DNA encoding:
- a CDS encoding LuxR family transcriptional regulator → MSQLFYNNETISRIIKSQFDMALSHYGDIKYAYMVLNKKKPTEILIISNHHDEWREIYQANNYQHIDPVVISALNKITPFPWDEDLLVSSQLKMSKIFNLSREHNITNGYTFVLHDHNNNLVMLSIMIDESNVNNIDDVIESNKDKLQMTLMNIHAETISLYREMVRNKEDERSNDKDIFSQRENEILYWASMGKTYQEIALILDIKTGTVKFHIGNVVKKLGVLNAKHAIRLGIELQLIRPVQS
- a CDS encoding acyl-homoserine-lactone synthase is translated as MLEIFDVSYTLLSEKKSEELFTLRKETFKDRLNWAVKCINGMEFDQYDDDNATYLFGVEDDQVICSSRLIETKYPNMITGTFFSYFEKINIPDGKYIESSRFFVDKARSKTILGNSYPVSTMFFLATVNYSRSKGYDGVYTIVSHPMLTILKRSGWKISIVEQGMSEKQERVYLLFLPVDNESQDVLVRRINHNQEFVESKLREWPLSFEPMTEPVE
- the argG gene encoding argininosuccinate synthase, giving the protein MTTILKHLPVGQRIGIAFSGGLDTSAALLWMRQKGAVPYAYTANLGQPDEDDYDEIPRRAMEYGAENARLIDCRKQLVAEGIAAIQCGAFHNTTAGVTYFNTTPLGRAVTGTMLVAAMKEDGVNIWGDGSTYKGNDIERFYRYGLLTNAELKIYKPWLDTDFIDELGGRQEMSEFMSQAGFGYKMSAEKAYSTDSNILGATHEAKDLEFLNSSVKIVNPIMGVKFWDENVKVPAEEVTIRFERGHPVALNGQTFTDDVELMLEANRIGGRHGLGMSDQIENRIIEAKSRGIYEAPGMALLHIAYERLVTGIHNEDTIEQYHANGRQLGRFLYQGRWFDSQALMLRDASQRWIASAITGEVTLELRRGNDYSIMNTVSDNLTYKPERLTMEKGDSVFSPDDRIGQLTMRNLDITDTREKLFNYAETGLLSSSASTGLPQVGQLQDKTEK
- a CDS encoding DJ-1/PfpI family protein encodes the protein MSKKVAVLLAPGFEEAEAIMVIDVLHRMKIEVTMLSCYDRLELHSYHNIRMFADALLERNQDTLFDAVVIPGGPQGTVNLAANPMVVEFIRRHDDAGKLICPLCSAAARVLGGNKLLKGRRYVCSGDLWQDVTDGVYVNEKVVEDGNLISGKGLGVSFDFAFTLATRLTGDKEDANFQVEHIDYDYWRVPA
- the xylR gene encoding D-xylose utilization transcriptional activator XylR (D-xylose enhances binding of XylR to the xyl promoter and activates transcription.), with the translated sequence MFEKRYRITLLFNANKVYDRQVVEGVGEYLQASQCDWDIFIEEDFRCRIDNIKEWLGDGVIADFDDGEIKQLLQDVNVPLVGVGGSYHQPEDYPPVHYIATDNYALVESAFMHLKEKGLNRFAFYGLPASGGKGWAQEREHAFRQLVAAEKYQGVVYQGMETSPDNWQYAQNRLADWVQGLPPQTGIIAVTDSRARHLLQVCEHLNIAVPEKLCVIGIDNEDLIRYLSRVALSSVAQGTRQMGYRAAKLLHQLLLDQSGLPLQRILVPPVRVVERRSTDYRSVHDPAVIQAMHFIRYHACKGIKVEQVLDAVGISRSNLEKRFKDEVGQTIHGVIHAEKLDRARNLLISTSLSIGEISLMCGYPSLPYFYAVFKKGYDITPKEYRERYGEGY
- the xylH gene encoding xylose ABC transporter permease XylH, with product MLQRLKSINLQVYVMIAAIIAIMLFFTYMTDGAYLSARNLSNLLRQTAITGILAVGMVFVIISAEIDLSVGSMMGLLGGAAAIFDVWFGWPLPLTIVVTLALGLLLGAWNGWWVAYRKVPSFIVTLAGMLAFRGILIGITNGTTVSPTSEAMSQIGQSYLPSGIGFTFGAIGLMVFIAWQWRRRSSRARLGLPINPPAGDIGRQTVTALVVLGAIYLLNDYRGVPTPVLVLTLLMLGGIFLATRTAFGRRIYAVGGNIDAARLSGVNVERTKMAVFAINGLMVAVAGLILSSRLGAGSPSAGNIAELDAIAACVIGGTSLAGGIGSVAGAVMGAFIMASLDNGMSMLDVPTFWQYVVKGGILLLAVWMDTATKRRV
- a CDS encoding xylose ABC transporter ATP-binding protein translates to MPHLLEMKNITKAFGVVKAVDNVSLTLEAGQVLSLCGENGSGKSTLMKVLCGIYPHGSYDGQIVFSGDELRASHIRDTEQKGIAIIHQELALVKEMTVLENLFLGNEWTRFGVMDYDNMYLRCQRMLEQVKLAVDPNTKVGELGLGQQQLVEIAKALNKQVRLLVLDEPTASLTERETGILLEIIQDLRDHGIACIYISHKLNEVKAISDVICVIRDGKPIGTRPAVELSEDQIIAMMVGRELTELYPNEPHVIGEEVLRVEHLTAWHPVNRHIRRVDDVSFALHRGEILGIAGLVGSGRTETVQCLFGAYHGRWQGDIFIDGAQVTISNCQHAMALGIAMVPEDRKKDGIVPVMSVAQNMTLAALDQFSGPFSMLDDAREQDIIRQSLANLKVKTSSPELAIARLSGGNQQKAVLAKCLLLNPRILILDEPTRGIDIGAKYEIYKLINALVKQHIAVIVISSELPEVLGLSDRVLVMHQGRIKADLINRDLTQEQVMEAALRSEHRAENIAV
- the xylF gene encoding D-xylose ABC transporter substrate-binding protein — protein: MKVKHFLLSACAVFTLACQPGFAKDVKIGMAIDDLRLERWQKDRDLFVEQAKKQGADVFVQSANGNEATQISQIENMINRGVDVLVIIPYNGQVLGNVIAEAKREGIKVLAYDRMINNADVDFYISFDNEKVGELQAKYLVDKVPGGNYFLMGGSPVDNNAKLFRQGQMKVLTPLIESGKIKVVGDQWVDAWLPENALKIMENALTANSNKIDAVVASNDATAGGAIQALAAQGLAGKVAISGQDADLAAIKRIVAGTQTMTVYKPISKLAKDAADIAVALGSGKAPESNAKLNNGLKDIPSFLLTPIPVDKSNIDSTVIADGFHKKADVY